The Amphiprion ocellaris isolate individual 3 ecotype Okinawa chromosome 24, ASM2253959v1, whole genome shotgun sequence DNA window aaaacaaaaacacataggTAGGATGTATTTACTCTTGTGTTgatttctgtgtcttgtttgaGGAAGTACCCTATTTCAATGTGGCATGTTTTCCTGCATCCCCCTGaaacttaaacattttttggcacttaaatgttttcattggACAGGTAAAAgcttgttttttggggggtttttggACAAGACTAAATAGCAAGGGAAACAAATGTGTCAGTTACACATCATTCGGTCGGTTTCTAGTGCCATTTTGAGGGCAGCTCACCAAACCAGACACACCTTAGTTTTGCAAGTAGAGCTTTAATGCCTTCACGTTTATACTTACATGATTGTACACGCTTTGGAGCTGTGGTTCTCCCTCTTGGAAGAGGAGACGGAGCCAAACGTGCACTCAGAATTTCTAAGTAGGACCTCCTCATTCGAGCTGTaaacaaaatatgaatattaaaacTTCCTCACCCTCTCTATAATATCACTTGCAACCCCGTGTGTGAACAACAAACAGTTTAAACGGCGTTTTCATGCAAAAGTACGTCACTTCGTAAAAACGGCGCAGCTGCAAACACTGATGCTAATTGCCTGGTAGTACCGAGGGCGCGCGCGGCGACAACATTAGCACGATAGCAAAGTGGCGCAACAAAAGAGCGCAAGTTGCACAAACTCAACGCAACAACTCACACACGAGTCTTACCTGCAATTTTGGGCTGCGGTGCAGGGATTTCCACCAAAGCACGTCGCGGCTGGCACACAGCTGCCATTGTGAGGGGACCAACGGGTACAGATACGAAGCTAACTACCTGCTAATAGCCTAGCTGAACTTTAAACCCCACCGGGGCTCCGCGAACAATAACTTTTCCACGGCTGTAGTTGGCTTCTATGGGACTCGTCGGTCTTCTCCTGAGGCGTCAGTGCAGCTTTCGTCCTCGTTAATATTCCCCCGACTTAAATTTAACCCTgcatggcaaaaaaataaataaactttagtGAACCGAAGAGAGACAAACTCCTGTAACTTTTGTTTGCGGCGCTGCTAGTACAATGCTGATGATGAGGCGCGCGACACGAGTTGCCGCGCAGGTGTGGTTTGCGGCATGCGTCGATCTGATTGGTCGAGCGTCCCAGCATGCGCGGAACATGCGCCCAATATGTAAGTGATGCGTTCACTGTCCCCCATATCTGACGCGATGCTGCGTGGAGAGGGGGGAATATCACGAGAGTTCGattctttttgttgctttcttagTGCATGAGAATCCTAATGCAGTTTTGAAACTCTGATAAAATAAATCTTGTCATCTCGTGTGTTCTTCTTGTTTTACAGGCTTTTCTTGGTCATTGATCTAACTTCTAAAACTCAGATAAGTGTGTCAACCCCCAACCCTTCCCCTCATGGATTCATACTCTGTTTATCTCGTCCAGTATTTTCCGCTTTTAATGTTTGTAGGGTTCATAATGTATACAAACTGCATTTATCTCATAGCATTAAGAGTGTTTGTACTGTTTATATTGTTTGAACTGTTAATAGGGTTTATATTATCCATACTATTTACGTTTATATACATTtagatgatctttttttttatattcccACATATCCATATATTATTCTGTATATACCACATTGtatataatgcactttactgctgcttttgcatTTCTGGTTCAATGCTAAGCCAAATGTATTGCTCTTAGTAACACTTCTGCcctgtacaatgacaataaagataaaTCTAATCTAATTTAATCAAAGTTCTACGTTTTCCTAATATGAAAATTATCCATACCTTCCATAAAGGAAAAGGGCTTAAGCGTCATCAAATGATTAAATTCTTAGAAATTTTAGATGGTCTTCTTTGATATGCCTGAATTTTATAGAGCATAAAAtacttatatatttttttaattataaagtAGGCGAAAATGTGACATAACTGTACatagttcagaaaatatcactactTCACCTGCATGAAAAATTCATTTTCTTAATATGTGCTTcaagatgggacttttcatgatggcttcagttttttttttcatgtttcaccTCATCCATAATCGGATAATTTTTGATCTTCGTGTACAGTATTGCAGATCTGGAATCAATGACATAATGAGAAACAACAGTTTTATCTTTACTAGTTCTTTAGATATAAGCaagaatgttaaaaatgatcagTAACATTTAAAGTCATTCTCCAGTcactgatttaacccctaaGAACTCATCTTTatgcatcaaagttacatatttagacgCTTTTTTCGGGGTTAACAAAATCCGTCACTGccttaaaaaaaagctttagaTCCACTCAGGACTGTCACTTAccctagaatgtgcagatctatgaattCCTGCCTCTCTCCTTTCACCCCTCCACCTTGATTTTCTGGGCGTCTTCCATACTTGCAAACTTGCTTGGATCAGGTCAAACTGGATCAGAAAGATACTGAAATCACATAATCCTGGATTCTCAGATGCAATTCgatcatttttatgttgtttccttttaaaaaaaaaaaaatactcagacCGATTcattgattatcaaaatatcagtcttaaagtattttttaatttaatggttGACAGCTAATTGAATAATCAGTAATTTTTTCCATCTCGTTGTAGCTTCGATTGTGACAATGCAACTCACTGCAGGCAGCAACACCCCCATATAAATCTCTAATATAACAACTGCAAACTGTCAGACAGTACTTTTTATGAAATATATAATACATTTTCTGGCTGATTGTCTGTCACAGTAAAGCAATCAAACCAAAAGACACATTGaataagacattaaaaaaaaatctgtaaaatgtcttttaataggttggtgtatttttgaaaaagaaaaaacaggaattTAATTTCTTCTTGAGACGTAACTGCGTCTTGATACATAGTGTGGAATAATAAATCATTCAAGCACAAAAACTTATTCCAAAACGGAtgataataaaacacacaaacttaaAAAGTGGTTTGATATAATGAACACAGTGAGTTCTTCAAGTTTTCTGAATTGTTCATATAATAGTATTgtagttttatatatttaccATTTAGGGAAATAAATAATCATCCACTGCCTATTATTCATCTCTGAAAATAGTCATGGTGGTAAAATATGAAGCAGTGGTAAATGCAGTGCAATTTTAGTGTTCCTGTATTTTAACCGTTGCTCATAAATGTTCCTCTtgtcttgcaaaaaaaaagagaaagagagagaagaaaaaactgcATTGAAATGCAACAGGGTCGGAATCAGTTCACTTTTACACAGTCTTTCAGAAATTTAACCTAATGTTTCACGTGAGAATATGATACAACAGTTTCCCAACTGGACTGACATTGCTACAGGTAAATTATTATAGTTATAAttataaatatctgtagtaAAACTGCACTTCATGAACTGATTGAACTGAAAGTGAATTCACTCCAGCCCTGCACAAGATTAAAGCAAATTATGCTGAATACTCAATGGCCTCTTAAAACTGCTACGGCAAATAATATAATTATATTGTATTTATGTACATAATATACAGTTTTAAATAAGTTACATAATGCACAGGTAAAAGGGTATAGTATCTATTAGGTACATATCATATTACAAAGGTCTGTGACAGTATGGCTTTGTAAATATACATTACAATATTGTCATCAGAAAAAGCAAGTGCATTCAGAGGACTGTGTTTTGGCATCTTGCTCATCTTTTCAGTGTGTTGTTAACTTTAATGTCAAGTCTAATTGCTACAAGTCttaacactttttaaattttgatatGGAGACCttatatgaaaaatatatgACTCTTCCAGCAGATTCAAGAACAACAAGATGCTTAAAGACAGACATCTAACTGCATAGGCCACACTACAAAGCATAAGGAGTAGCCTCTACTTGCTAAGCAGCGTTTTAAGGGAGCGGGTGAGTGCGTTAGCAATGGCCGACATGGTGCTGGAGTGGCGGACCAGGGCTTTCACGCTGTGCTCCCCTGGCGCTCCCACGGTGGCAGCCTCAGCTGCTTTGAGCAAACAGATATAGTTCATAACAACCTCATCAACCTTTGCCACGACCTCTCTTTGTTGGTGTGAAGATGAGGCTCCAAGCCCCCGAACTAGACACATACAAGCTTCACAGAGACAGCATAGCACCTGAAAACTACAAGTTACAGCTAGCAGCATTTCCTCAGGACTACTGTGGGCCTGTGCCATCCTCCGACATGCCCTGCCTAATTCTTTTGACTCGACAGAGAGGAGTGTCTTGTACTGGGATACGTCCTGGATAGGCATCTGGAATCCGCGATCGCAACGGCCTATGCTGGACCTCACCAGAGCAATGAGCTCGCTGGCATCACGGCGCACATCATTGAAGCCGGATGGGAAGCCATACATGCGGTCCTTGAGTGAGTTGATTCTCGCCAGGCGGTCGCTAAAGCTCATGTTATTGAGGACTTCCCCGTACAGCTGCTCCCCAGCAGCATCCACTACCGAGCCGCAGGGTAATATCGATGATGCACCGGCACCGTCATTGAAATTATTCCCACCACGGCTTCTTCTGGGCCTCTCCCACTCAATGTCATCCTCCTCACCTTCGGGCTTACGTTTAAAGAAACAGTAGCTAAAGGGCCCATTGCATCTCCAAGGACTGGTGTCCAATTTTTGAGAGCCCTTcatgtgttttgcatctttctgtaaTGGAAACGCCACAGATGCCCTTCTACTGTCGACCCTATTGCCTGTAGACCAGCATGTAGTGTGGGAGCCAGATACAGATCCTTGGGAGTAACTCTTGGAGAGCCGCTTCCTTGTCGGTCTTCGTTGGACTTTTGTGTCACCTTGCTGGGATACAGGTGGTGACAAGGGCTGCTGGCTCCGGCTTCGGGTGGGCTTATCAAACAGAACTTCCACGCTACCAGAATTGGCAGTCACATTGCTCGTGCTGCGTTTGAGCTCCCGGCCACGTTGCAGGCTATTGCTAAAGTGATCTGTCTGTGGCAGGGTTGGGGTAACAGCCTGAATGTGATTCTGACTCTGCCGGGACTGAATGGGATGGATGGAATCTTGCGAGTATCCTGAGTTGCTGCAGCTAGCATTGAGCTGAGACatgggaggaggtggtggaggaggtggagattgTGGGTTGGGTGTGGGAGATGTGAGACAAGCTCTACTGCCAGTAGATGCCTGCCTGATAAAAGCAGAAGGGTGATCTCCCCTCCCAAGCGAAAGGGCATTGAGATCTGCCCGCTGACCACTTACCCTGGGAGCAccagagaaacaaagagaatCATTAGGACGAGAATGAGGAGACTGACGAACTGCATGCTTTGACCTCGGGTCTGATTTGAGCCAGTCCTCTGTGCTGCCACTTGGTTGGCTTCTTGACCGAGGTGGGTGTCTGTTCACGGCACCTCCACCATCACGGTTACCACCTGCGCTGACACCCCCATCACGGCTAACACACCCCTCTCTCTTATAGAGTGACAGAAATTGCTCAGGATCCATACCACTCCTCTCTAATTCACTCTCTAAGCCAGAAAAGGAGCTCCTCCTCTCAGAAGTAGCTGGCCTAAAATCTAAGGTGTCATTCGGCCTCTGAGCATGCATATCTGGACTTCTCTTGAGTTTGGCAGGAAGTGTGGCAGAATGATATGAACGTGAATTTTTATTAGCCATCTGCATGGCGGCTGCATTAGGGTTCACCAAATTTGGGCTTAGAAATGGGGATGATATAGAAGAAGGCATACATGGACAGCGAGCAATAGTATTCCCCCGATTCTTAACCATTTCAACAAGCTGAGGATTGCTAGTGATAAAGCGCCTGGTGTCCTTTTTCACTGCTCCTCCCATGCCTGCACTGTGCAGCTTCCCTCCCTGATGCATCTGGCTGACCGTTAGATAGTTAATCAGTTGTCTATAGGCCTCGCTGCCTTCCTTCTGGTTCAAACCCTTCAAACAGGCCTGTTGTTTAGCAAGCAGATCACTGTGGGACCTCTTATTTCCTGTTGTCTCTTTATGTTTAGATGGCGTGGCCGAGGAGGGTCGGCTTTGTTCAGCAGGGGGGTGAATATTGGGCAGCATTTTGCGAAGTAGGGCAGGGTCCGCATGAGGGTGGAGGTCTTTTCCCTGAGTGCTCTGGCCAGGGATGCCGTGAGGGACTCCAGGTTTGTTATCTTCATAGTTTAGCACCCTGAGtaacgaggaggaggaactaGAAAGCGGGTGCCTTTGCAAATGATGGTGTTTTGCTTCAACCGCACCAGGGCCAAGTGGTGAGTCCGTGGGGGTGGCACAGGCACTACTGTTCGTGCTGCCACCAGCATCCAGTGATGAGCACAGAGAACCCTGAAGTGAACTGTGGGCTTCTCCTTGTAAACTTGAAATCCTTTTCGCTAGATGATACTCACACAACCGTGCAACACTTTGTTGTCTCGAAATTGGCTGATGGTCATTCTGTATGTCTGATCCCTGGTCGGAACCCTCTGATTTGGATTTTTTGGTAGGGGACAACAATGATGCTACAACGAGATGTTCATCTtgctcagcagctgcagctccattATTTGTACTGCAATCCCCTAAGTTGGCAACGTCTAAGAGGCGATCAGAGATAGCGGAAGAAGGGCGGGGACTTCTGTGAGGGAGGTTGTTCACTCCAAGGCCCTCAGCCACAGAATTTTCTGCCAAAAAAGAATTCTGTCTTCTCTGACTTTCCCCTTGTTCACAGAATGAAGTGCGCTGGtccaagtcaaaatgtctgcggCTATCGCCTCTTTCAAATCGATGCCCTTCCCTTGTGCTGAAGGTGTTATACTTTCCACTGGAGTCTGCAgattttttatggtgcttgcCTCCTGGCGTGGTAGAACTTGGACGCTGAAGAGTGGCTGAGAGATTAGTCTGGGACCTCATGTCCAAACTTCCTGATGATGTCGTCTCCAGTTGGGGACTCCGCCTTGGAGGAACTGCAGGAGGCTGCAGGTGTCGCGTTGGACTTCGGGCTTTCTTCTGTATTGTTCCTGCTGTGCTGGGTGAAACGGGGAATTCAGTTTTCTCCTCGAGCAAAGGTTGGTAACCTTCCCTGGTAGCCACCAGAAGACGCATGTGGCTCTCGGTCAGCCTGTGAGTAGCAGCTAGTTCAGAGATTTCAGTCATCTCTGAGGAGTTGGTCTCATTGCCAGAATCTGAGGACGACTCTGGGCTAAAGCCACGAGATGAGTAAACACCTAGAACATAAGAGATGCAGGGTTAAATATAAATCAttcaactgaaaataaagtCCAGGgtacagaattattttttactAAATAAAAATGGCCATTATATGAGGGGTGGTCAAAAAGCTTAGATGCtgtttgtggtgtgtgtgtgtacaaaacCCATCACAATTATAGTTTTGTGACTTCTGTTCGGTACAATTTCACGATGAATTTCAAACTAGAGCAGAAAGTCTAAAGTCTGGAATGAAGCAACCTTCATAGTTCATTACTGGCAATGAGAGGTGGGACAGCGGTAACCACTATGAGAAGAAACAACAATTTTAAAAGTGGAAAATCCTGTCATTTCCAAAACTAGGCAAGGGACATTAGGTCAGAAGTGCACCAGGGAGCATTACAAGTACTGCAGGAGTGTTGAGAGGACTGTGTTGCTGCACAAGGAGACTACTTTGACACAGCAGCAAAATTTAAATGAGTAATGGCTACTGATTTTTCTAGCGGCAGTCCTTAAATGTTTTGATCAACCCTCATACAAATGGTTTCGGTTCTGAAGTTTTAGATGTGTTTTGGGAGTTTACTAACATAAAGAAAGCCAGAGGTGGGagtataaaaaagaaaatgtgttcaaGACAAAATAACTTTGTTAAAACCAACACAAATAAGGTCATTCACATTTTATGGTCTGAATGATATCAAAAGAGGATTAAACAATGTAGACCAAAGCTCACTGCTTATTTAGTAAGGGTTCTactgattaaaaatgattgaaaatcaatgcAAGACAAAGACGTAAAAAAAAGAGGGAACAAACATGATTGCGCTTGCATTACATTCCAACAGACCTGGGTTGTTGCTGCCGGGTGGAGGAGGGGGCGGCCTGTgttcagagacagagagagcctCCAGTGCCTGCAGAGTATTTATGGTCGCACTGTCTCGCCTTCTCTCCCCTCCCCTgctcccctccccctccccatGTGTGGGAACGGCATCAATTAACGACACCGGGATATCATCGTTGTCGCGTGTGCTTAGAGGCCTTCCCTCAGGCGCCGTGTCCTCATCTGAACTGTCCCGAAAGCCCGGCGGTGGAGCCGCGATCGCGAGGTTGAGGGTCTGTAGCAGTGTGTCGTCTTCATCCTCGTCGACGCCGTCGTCTCCCTCGGGAGGAGGCAGCGAGGTCAGGTCGATGATGTCGTCAGTCGAACCAGAAAGTGAGAGGAAGGTGGCTTTGCCGGCTGCCGTGGGTAATCCTCCCTCTTGGTTTGCACCTTGTCTCTCGTCACCCACAGGCGTCCCCCCGGTGGAGTCTTCTTCACAGGAAGCATCGTCGTCATCCTCTGCATCATCCGTCGTGTCGCGGTAAAACAAATCCCTCAGCAGTGGCTCCTCACCACCTTCCTCACTTATAATGTTACTATAGACATGTGTTAGACCACTGAAGTGAAATGGAACTCTGTCCTGTTGCCGAAAGTCTGTGTTGTTGTGCAAGTAGGGTGGTCTGTGCTCGGGCACCTCAGGGCTCTCCAGCAGTCTCTCGTAGCCTAAGTTCTTCGGCTTGTTCAAAGGTGGGTTCCCCccaaaaataaatgacacttTGGAGCTCCGAGGTGAGTCTTGAGGTTTGTGCCTAGTAGcagggggaagaggaggaggcagtGGACTTCTTCTTGACCCAAGGTCTCTGTCAGGGTTTTGGGGTTCATGGAAATAAGGAGAAATGCTGTTCTCCCTCTGCCCATTATCTGTATACTCAGAGTCTCTGTTGTAGACCTCCCCCTGGCTAGGTGACGGCTCCTCGTTGTCCCCCAAAGATGTGCTGTACGGCCACTCCAGGACACGATCCTGACCTGCAAGGCAGCAGCGAGATTTCTATTACTTTATGTGTTTTATagtttattttgattaaattttaaaacattcttttcaCCAGAATTCTGAGTACTCTACTTCAACATGTTTCATGCTGCACTGTAAAGCATCAATTTTTAAGTCGTTTTCTTCCAAAATGTGTCAGAGTGAAAGTGATCATCAACTTCTCAacttgttttagttttatatgAAGTTTTCTGCCACGACAAAGATCTTGCTCTGTAAGGCATTCACAAGTCAAACtgtttcaaatgcactttttgaaAATTGAACAgcataaattgtccaaaactagAGGGATCAGTGTTTCCTGATATTTATAAATAGAGTATCTTGATTACATTATGAACACAACATATAATAGTAACTCACTATTGTCATCCCCTCCTGGGCTGTTACAGCGGGCCATGCTAAAAATAGATCTCCTTGAATCCACTAGGAGGCGATAGTAGCCTGCTGTTAGACAAGCAAGGTTCATTGCATCACTTGACTCCATAATCAGTGTGATgggctgttaaaaaaaaagagagagaaggagggaagcAAGGGCAGatggaaggaggaagaaaaaagagaggaaaaacaacagatgttAAAATTATGCAGGgcaaaatgatgtttttttctggtacTTGTGTTCTCAAACAGAACAGCGCTCACCCTGACATCCAGAACATGCAGCTCCAGTCGGACGTTGGTCTCATCCTCAGTGAGGATTTCGATGCGGTTGACGTGGCTGAAGTCGGCCAATAGGGCCACAAGGTTGGTGCGGGTGTTGATGACGTGGCTGATGCCGTAACGTGGACCCACTAACAGCGTcacctctgtctgtttctcacCTTGCTGCAGAAAGTAGTGCACATGTATGAGACAGTTCAAAGGAATTTCTTTCCAAAAAGTTGTCTGACAAAACTCAAGTTCATTCTCAAACTTTTCACATCCTTTCTGGAACTAATGTCCTTACCAAAAGTATTGATTTGAACTCCCTCCCTCCATAGAGTCTGAGTTCGCTGAGGTACCTCAGGTAATGCACCTTGGCCTGCAAAGCAGTCAGCTGGGTGGAGAGAAATGAAATCCATTAGTAAGCATCTAAAACCAAATCACTTGAACAAATGCATTTGTCTTCTAATGTCATCATGTAAAGCACTCTCGAGCCATTTTGATCTAGACCACTGATTTTCCATTATATCCCATCATATCATTTCAATCAGATCAGAATGTGAAGAGCCGCTCCACTGCAGCACTCTGTGGCCTGCTTCTACAGACCTATGCCTCTTTAGTCACTTACGGTCAATAGgattttcaaagtttaaactTCAAAGCATCACAATCAATTTCAAATTACTGATGCTATCACTTGAGTGAGATGTGTATTTATTCATGACTTGACATTTTATCCCTTCACTGTTAATTCTTTCTTACACCACCTAATCCACAGTGAAATCTATTGGTATTTAATGCTTCATCAATCTCACAAACAAAAGCCTAAAAGGATGTTTGACCTTGCCAGTTAAAACATGACATctacattaaaaaatgtctatttttgaaATTGTTGCTCAGCCTTAACCACTGCTTTTTCGCAGAATATAGCCTTTTGATGAAGGCTGAGTGATAACTTCAAGACTGTAATGAGAAAGGTGACTTGGAGCGTCGACAGGTTGAATTGAATGTCAGTTTATTGATGCTGCTTGGCTGTATTTCTCTCTAATGAATAGGCAGGATAGTAGCCACCACTGTGAATGCAAATGATTAGTCAGTGCATCATGCTGCTCaggccacaacaataaaaccgcTGGAAGGttaagtgaataacattgatgatCTCGTTACAATACAGTGTTCTGATGGGaaaaaccttgggtcctggagttcatgtggatgtttgtttGACACGTAGCACCCAAGTAAACCACACAACTCCCAACGATGCACAGCAGAAACTGCTCAGGGACAGCTCaaggaataaaacaaaaagccaaaagcattgacctggcctccaaactcccaaGATTCCAATCACAGAACACATCCCATCCACTGAGACCCTACTCTGCAAAGTACTACACCCAAAGGATCTGTTGACATTTTGCCAGTGCCCAACATCACAGGACACCTTCATAGGTTCTGCGTCCATGTCCGGACAAATCAGAACTATTTTGGCAGCATGAGGGAGACCTACAGGATATATTGGTGTATAGAGAACATCCTCAATGTTCTATTtacattgattctccaagtccGGAGAGATGGGACACTACTCTTCCAAACAACATTTcatcttttgctgttttgaaggTCAAGAGTGATATGGATCCATCTAAAATCTCCCAAAGGTGTCCATTTGTGTTGACTGCGAAGGCCAAAGCacatgattcacatcattttcatcaaatcaTTCAGTAACCCTTCGTTCCCTATGGATAGGTGCGGCGTCATCCTGGAAATACCATTTCCATTAGGATAGGAATGTATCATcataggataaaggtgatcTCTCAGAATTGCTTTGTATTGATTTGGCCAAATGATGACCCCAACAGCAGAACAGAGCCACTAGGTCCTTCCATGGCGGGATAAAAAGTTCAGTTTTTTCCTAAATGAAGTTTAGGTGTCACAAAACCTGGATGGAATTCCTTCATCGGCTGTGTCAAGCTGTAGCTTAAGGTGGGACATAGAACGACACCAAGTGCAAACATCCAGCTTCAGTGCATGCTTCATGGCTCAGAAACTACAACCATGCGAATCACTTTCCGAATAATATAGAAATATACTGTCGCTATAAAGCAACACATTAGAGTATGATGTGTATCAAATGCGAGCAATAAAACTGACAGAGGAGATAATTGAATTTGTAGCGACTATTACACAATCTTGTcacatttactcatttttagaaTAGATTTTAGACAGTAAAACGCAAAGCAGAGTGCTGAAGAGATGGCTTTGTGTTGTCATATTATGATATGAAACATGGGtattgtgaaggaaaagcatCAGCATGACTAATATTCAGTCAGGATTGATACACAATTGGTGCTCTCGTGAGTGTTTCTGACTATATGTGGGATCAGCTCAAAATACACAATGTGAGTCATGTTTATTGTGAAGAAACGTGTTTCCCAGTGCAATGCAGTCGCTCACCCATATGTTTGTAATTGTTtctggacaaaaatgacacagaaatgagCTGTCATTCATTACTGTTGTTGGATATTTATGGGATTTCTTGGCAATTAGAACAATGTAGAGTATTTCCAGCTTTATCCTTGAATTTTGTGCAGTTTGAGAACTAAAACAGCAACAGTCTCCCAAGTTAGGTTTAATAAAACAACCAGCCCCATCGCTCATTTTACTACTCCACAGTATATTAAAATCTACAACAGCAGCCCACAAGCAAGTGCTGTTGACTTAACATAAATTCAATCGGTCTAACTCTGATTCACAAACCAAATTTGCATGACAGCTCAGAGTAAATCACAGGCTACAGTTAAATCTCCAGCACAGGTTAATTCTGTTTTGGTCCGCCGCCGCTGATTTGTACTTGTCAAAGTTGATACGCGGAGAAtgaacaaagcagcagcagctgcttgtATCATTAAAACAGTTTCATACAAAGCTATAAAGTTCAGCCAAAAGTTGGATTAAGCAGCCCCCTGACTGggacatgtgtgtgtgaatatgaatATCTTATTATGCACAGAGTTTGACAGTGTTATTCGCATTAGCATTCAAGGCCCGGCTTGACAAAGGTCTTAGGTTGACAAGGGTGGGAACCTTTACAAGGTTGAATATGGCAGCGGTGCTATTTTAGGATATTGCATCACAAAACAGAtagactgtgtgtttgtctgtgcgtgtgtgtgtgtgtcagaagtTTATTAACAAGGGCAAAGGAAGACAAAGAGAGCTGGTTACTTTTTTCCCTGGAGGCACGAGGTTCTGGTTGGTTTTGAGGATGTGTGTCAGGGCCTTCTTGATGTTTTTCTCCTTCATGCTGG harbors:
- the LOC111571714 gene encoding FERM and PDZ domain-containing protein 4-like isoform X5, encoding MSHKNKTSGWPPPGPGSWSGLQGPPYSWDSMNNSREGRDCFTNQVSHSSSLEEVHLDGVPPAPRLVEMRRDPVLGFGFVAGSEKPVVVRSVTPGGPSEGKLLPGDEIIMINDEPVSSAPRERVIDLVRSCKESIMLTVVQPYPSPKSAFISAAKKAMLKSNPVKVRFAEEVIINGQVPNPVKDNSLLFMPNVLKVYLENGQTKSFRFDSSTSIKEVILTLQEKLSIKCIEHFSLMLEQRTEGSGSKLLLLHEQEMLTQVTQRPGSDKMKCFFRISFVPRDPVELLRRDAVAFEYLYVQSCNDVVLERFSPELKYDAALRLAALQMYILNMTTRQSQKVSLKYIQKEWGLPLFLPPAVLTSMKEKNIKKALTHILKTNQNLVPPGKKLTALQAKVHYLRYLSELRLYGGREFKSILLQGEKQTEVTLLVGPRYGISHVINTRTNLVALLADFSHVNRIEILTEDETNVRLELHVLDVRPITLIMESSDAMNLACLTAGYYRLLVDSRRSIFSMARCNSPGGDDNSQDRVLEWPYSTSLGDNEEPSPSQGEVYNRDSEYTDNGQRENSISPYFHEPQNPDRDLGSRRSPLPPPLPPATRHKPQDSPRSSKVSFIFGGNPPLNKPKNLGYERLLESPEVPEHRPPYLHNNTDFRQQDRVPFHFSGLTHVYSNIISEEGGEEPLLRDLFYRDTTDDAEDDDDASCEEDSTGGTPVGDERQGANQEGGLPTAAGKATFLSLSGSTDDIIDLTSLPPPEGDDGVDEDEDDTLLQTLNLAIAAPPPGFRDSSDEDTAPEGRPLSTRDNDDIPVSLIDAVPTHGEGEGSRGGERRRDSATINTLQALEALSVSEHRPPPPPPGSNNPGVYSSRGFSPESSSDSGNETNSSEMTEISELAATHRLTESHMRLLVATREGYQPLLEEKTEFPVSPSTAGTIQKKARSPTRHLQPPAVPPRRSPQLETTSSGSLDMRSQTNLSATLQRPSSTTPGGKHHKKSADSSGKYNTFSTREGHRFERGDSRRHFDLDQRTSFCEQGESQRRQNSFLAENSVAEGLGVNNLPHRSPRPSSAISDRLLDVANLGDCSTNNGAAAAEQDEHLVVASLLSPTKKSKSEGSDQGSDIQNDHQPISRQQSVARLCEYHLAKRISSLQGEAHSSLQGSLCSSLDAGGSTNSSACATPTDSPLGPGAVEAKHHHLQRHPLSSSSSSLLRVLNYEDNKPGVPHGIPGQSTQGKDLHPHADPALLRKMLPNIHPPAEQSRPSSATPSKHKETTGNKRSHSDLLAKQQACLKGLNQKEGSEAYRQLINYLTVSQMHQGGKLHSAGMGGAVKKDTRRFITSNPQLVEMVKNRGNTIARCPCMPSSISSPFLSPNLVNPNAAAMQMANKNSRSYHSATLPAKLKRSPDMHAQRPNDTLDFRPATSERRSSFSGLESELERSGMDPEQFLSLYKREGCVSRDGGVSAGGNRDGGGAVNRHPPRSRSQPSGSTEDWLKSDPRSKHAVRQSPHSRPNDSLCFSGAPRVSGQRADLNALSLGRGDHPSAFIRQASTGSRACLTSPTPNPQSPPPPPPPPMSQLNASCSNSGYSQDSIHPIQSRQSQNHIQAVTPTLPQTDHFSNSLQRGRELKRSTSNVTANSGSVEVLFDKPTRSRSQQPLSPPVSQQGDTKVQRRPTRKRLSKSYSQGSVSGSHTTCWSTGNRVDSRRASVAFPLQKDAKHMKGSQKLDTSPWRCNGPFSYCFFKRKPEGEEDDIEWERPRRSRGGNNFNDGAGASSILPCGSVVDAAGEQLYGEVLNNMSFSDRLARINSLKDRMYGFPSGFNDVRRDASELIALVRSSIGRCDRGFQMPIQDVSQYKTLLSVESKELGRACRRMAQAHSSPEEMLLAVTCSFQVLCCLCEACMCLVRGLGASSSHQQREVVAKVDEVVMNYICLLKAAEAATVGAPGEHSVKALVRHSSTMSAIANALTRSLKTLLSK